One region of Pseudoalteromonas luteoviolacea genomic DNA includes:
- a CDS encoding ABC1 kinase family protein produces MTDKSKRVPSSRISRLAHLGGLAGKVASNVVISGAKQVLTGQSVTKKELLLQPKNIHAVADKLAHLRGAAMKLGQLVSMDSGDLLPKELAVLLDKLRADAQPMPHKQLVQLLKLNWGPNWLDKFSHLELRSFARASIGQVHEATTESGEKLALKIQYPGVANSIDSDVDNVAMLIKMSGLMPKQVVIDPLIAEAKQQLLVETDYLTEGKRLQEFKQGLKNHTQYRVPEFYPQYSTDHILAMEFVTGKELVAFENASQAQRDKIAEDLIRLFFIEMFELGAIQSDPNLANYLYDERAQQVVLLDFGASRSIALKLAQGYWLLLKAGLEHDKNAMIDAIYAIGYFSDDIDEEYREVVLDLFFMATEPLRAQQPYDFSRSNIATRIRDKGMALSTKERQWHTPPVDALFIHRKLAGLYLIAARLQSRVNVSALFAQFLEPKSRP; encoded by the coding sequence ATGACAGACAAAAGTAAGCGAGTTCCTTCTTCACGTATTTCTCGACTGGCACATCTCGGTGGGCTAGCAGGAAAAGTGGCATCTAATGTTGTAATTTCAGGGGCAAAGCAGGTGCTCACAGGGCAATCTGTCACGAAAAAAGAGCTCTTATTACAGCCTAAAAATATTCATGCTGTTGCGGACAAGCTTGCGCACTTGAGAGGGGCTGCGATGAAGTTGGGACAATTAGTGTCAATGGATTCTGGCGATCTGCTACCTAAAGAGCTTGCTGTGCTGTTAGACAAGTTGCGTGCGGATGCTCAGCCAATGCCGCATAAGCAGCTTGTTCAATTGCTTAAATTGAATTGGGGCCCTAATTGGCTCGATAAATTTAGTCACCTTGAATTGAGAAGTTTTGCGCGCGCATCAATCGGTCAAGTTCATGAAGCAACAACAGAGTCAGGGGAGAAATTGGCATTAAAAATTCAGTATCCTGGTGTTGCTAATAGCATCGACAGCGATGTTGACAATGTGGCTATGCTAATAAAAATGTCAGGCTTAATGCCCAAACAAGTGGTGATCGATCCTCTAATTGCTGAGGCCAAGCAACAACTTTTAGTTGAAACAGACTACCTGACAGAAGGGAAGCGGTTACAAGAGTTTAAGCAAGGCCTAAAAAATCATACACAATATCGAGTGCCCGAATTTTACCCGCAATATTCAACAGACCATATTTTAGCGATGGAGTTTGTTACGGGTAAAGAGCTCGTAGCATTTGAAAATGCGTCGCAGGCACAACGAGATAAGATTGCTGAAGACTTAATTCGATTGTTTTTTATTGAAATGTTTGAGCTTGGCGCCATTCAAAGCGATCCTAATTTAGCAAATTATCTGTACGATGAGCGTGCGCAGCAAGTGGTGCTATTGGATTTTGGAGCATCTCGTTCCATTGCGTTAAAGCTGGCACAGGGCTATTGGCTATTGCTAAAGGCAGGCTTGGAACATGATAAAAATGCAATGATAGATGCAATTTATGCCATTGGTTATTTTAGTGATGACATTGATGAAGAGTATCGCGAGGTTGTGTTAGATTTATTCTTCATGGCGACTGAACCTTTGAGAGCTCAGCAACCTTATGATTTCTCTCGAAGCAATATTGCGACGCGGATCCGAGACAAGGGCATGGCGCTGAGTACCAAAGAACGACAATGGCACACGCCCCCTGTAGATGCATTGTTCATTCACCGAAAGCTAGCAGGGTTGTATCTTATTGCTGCAAGGTTGCAGTCTAGAGTTAATGTGAGCGCTTTATTTGCTCAATTCTTGGAACCTAAATCAAGGCCGTGA
- a CDS encoding M15 family metallopeptidase translates to MKKFIYGLACLVLVTSKLSAAELVDITSKVPNIQTEIRYFTTNNFVGTRIDGYLAPKCLLSEAAAEAVAKAQYALNEFGLGLKVFDCYRPQMAVDHFVRWAKVLDDTKQKAYYYPDVPKSELFKRGYIAARSGHSRGSTLDVTLIDSSSLQELDMGSDWDYFSKVSWPSYKGVNSQQRANRMLLAKVMNAAGFTGLAEEWWHFTLIDEPYSEIYFSMPIE, encoded by the coding sequence ATGAAAAAATTCATCTATGGGCTGGCTTGTTTGGTATTGGTGACAAGTAAATTGTCGGCGGCAGAGCTAGTTGATATCACGTCCAAAGTGCCCAATATTCAAACAGAGATCCGCTATTTCACCACAAACAACTTTGTCGGTACTAGAATTGATGGCTATTTGGCCCCGAAATGCTTACTCAGTGAAGCCGCTGCGGAAGCTGTAGCAAAAGCACAGTATGCGTTGAATGAATTCGGCTTAGGTCTGAAAGTCTTCGATTGCTACAGGCCACAAATGGCGGTCGATCATTTTGTCCGATGGGCGAAAGTGCTAGATGATACGAAGCAAAAGGCTTATTACTATCCAGATGTACCAAAAAGTGAACTATTCAAACGTGGCTATATTGCCGCTCGTTCTGGTCATTCTCGCGGCAGTACTTTAGATGTGACATTGATTGATTCATCTTCGCTTCAAGAGTTAGATATGGGCTCTGATTGGGATTATTTCTCTAAAGTATCTTGGCCAAGCTATAAAGGAGTTAATTCGCAGCAACGAGCGAATCGTATGTTGTTAGCTAAAGTCATGAACGCTGCGGGGTTTACTGGGTTAGCAGAAGAGTGGTGGCATTTTACGCTTATTGATGAGCCGTATAGCGAAATCTATTTTTCAATGCCTATCGAATAA
- a CDS encoding LNS2 domain-containing protein yields the protein MKLFGYMALLAGFTSAASALPTCPNLAWLEAQFEQPELPDVGYRNRLNRLITWLPSFHMVHDQVVAEGHATTVTAKFDYGAVAHKDLEYEAVKFYIRSEQDTQWRFLADAVTDHDGKARVTLPALQAGQYRIYAGVPADKSGAQGYVTVVQAGTQAVLFDIDGTLTESDAEQIGDYTGISRADEKEGAYTLVRRYLDLGYQPVYLTARVYWYAKGTRDWLNWMGLAQGFLRTSLSNETSLFRTAEYKMAEINRLQSQGLEIVRAYGNAKTDAEAFIRAGIGEMNSFTIGPDAGHYGTMPIDQNHYYQHIQAQVDSYPAAKCE from the coding sequence ATGAAATTATTTGGTTATATGGCGTTGCTCGCCGGATTTACCAGTGCAGCGAGTGCGCTGCCTACTTGTCCAAATTTGGCATGGTTGGAGGCTCAGTTTGAACAACCAGAATTACCAGATGTTGGATATCGAAATCGTCTAAATCGGTTAATAACTTGGCTGCCTTCGTTTCATATGGTTCATGATCAAGTTGTTGCAGAGGGTCATGCTACGACTGTCACGGCTAAGTTTGATTATGGGGCTGTGGCACACAAAGATTTAGAATATGAAGCCGTCAAATTTTATATCCGTTCTGAGCAGGACACGCAATGGCGTTTTTTGGCTGATGCTGTGACAGATCATGATGGCAAAGCCAGAGTGACATTACCCGCGTTGCAAGCAGGGCAATATCGAATTTATGCGGGTGTACCCGCTGATAAATCAGGTGCGCAAGGTTATGTGACAGTTGTGCAAGCAGGAACTCAAGCGGTCTTGTTTGATATTGATGGCACGCTGACGGAGTCGGACGCTGAGCAAATTGGTGACTATACGGGCATTAGCCGAGCAGATGAAAAGGAAGGAGCATATACTTTGGTGCGTCGATATTTAGACCTTGGTTATCAGCCAGTTTATTTAACGGCTCGAGTATACTGGTATGCAAAAGGAACACGGGATTGGCTTAATTGGATGGGGCTTGCGCAAGGGTTTTTACGAACTTCATTGAGCAATGAGACCAGCTTATTCCGAACAGCAGAATATAAGATGGCTGAAATAAACCGTTTACAGTCACAAGGGTTAGAAATTGTGCGTGCTTATGGCAATGCCAAAACGGACGCTGAGGCATTTATTCGAGCAGGAATAGGGGAAATGAATAGCTTTACAATTGGCCCCGATGCTGGGCATTATGGCACGATGCCGATAGATCAGAACCATTATTATCAACATATTCAGGCACAGGTTGACAGTTACCCAGCAGCAAAGTGTGAGTGA
- a CDS encoding GNAT family N-acetyltransferase, translating into MDKDNFVIRAMHDDEINIAIEWAAAEGWNPGKCDGTSYEAADPQGFLIGLLGDEPIAVISAMKYDSSFGFIGFYIVKPEYRGQGYGYQIWQAAMSYLSGCNIGLDGVVDQQANYQKSGFKLAYRNIRYQGTFTTSEILKISGSAESIIEAVDDRSISQYERAFFPANRDEFNKQWRTQPNAFAVGIQAQQEVQGYGVIRACETGYKIGPLYANSTDDAKALIKSLLLKVAEGSKQPIEVFLDTPEPNQAAVNLAELLGMNTVFETARMYTGEFPVLPIAHTFGVASFEIG; encoded by the coding sequence ATGGACAAGGATAATTTTGTGATCCGAGCGATGCACGATGATGAAATAAACATTGCTATAGAGTGGGCTGCTGCAGAGGGCTGGAACCCTGGTAAATGCGATGGGACAAGTTATGAAGCTGCCGATCCGCAGGGATTTTTAATTGGTCTTCTTGGTGATGAACCTATCGCTGTGATTTCCGCAATGAAATACGACTCGAGCTTTGGCTTTATTGGCTTTTATATTGTGAAACCAGAATATAGAGGGCAAGGTTATGGCTACCAGATCTGGCAAGCAGCGATGTCATACTTGTCTGGCTGCAATATTGGTCTGGATGGCGTTGTTGATCAACAAGCAAATTATCAAAAGTCAGGCTTTAAACTTGCGTACCGCAATATCAGATATCAAGGCACATTTACGACGAGTGAAATATTAAAGATAAGCGGCTCAGCTGAGAGTATCATTGAAGCTGTAGATGACAGATCGATTAGTCAGTATGAGCGCGCTTTTTTCCCAGCAAATCGAGATGAATTCAATAAGCAATGGCGTACTCAACCTAATGCTTTTGCTGTGGGTATACAGGCGCAGCAGGAAGTGCAGGGATACGGTGTTATCCGAGCGTGTGAAACTGGATATAAAATTGGACCACTGTACGCAAATAGTACTGATGATGCCAAAGCGCTTATCAAGTCTTTGCTTTTAAAAGTTGCAGAGGGATCTAAACAGCCGATAGAGGTTTTTTTAGATACGCCAGAACCGAATCAAGCTGCGGTTAACTTAGCTGAGCTATTGGGTATGAATACAGTATTTGAAACCGCAAGAATGTATACAGGGGAATTTCCTGTTCTACCTATAGCACACACATTTGGTGTTGCATCATTTGAAATTGGGTAA
- a CDS encoding cupin domain-containing protein: MTKNNAVFILFCGDEIAFSNEVYAPPSLLTEGYIHACTAEQVKDVYQHFYADLDGVKVAVVDPRLLTGKLLLEAPSEPLGTHALFPHIYGELNVDAIVDVVDYNLFAHQEVASSILDVLGHYRFLRLPVEGTLYKSTWRADMALDDNKPVGTAMIGMYCHALKSVSCFHRLKYDEVWHFYQGDAFNLYLLYPDGRAETVVMGPDFKQGQQLQYRIPAGVWQAGELSGSGQYAIFGCTMAPGFTGDCFEAADHQALKCDYPEVADICDRLAVNNHETKMPTGFAN, from the coding sequence ATGACAAAGAATAACGCAGTATTTATTTTATTTTGTGGTGATGAAATTGCATTTAGTAATGAGGTTTATGCACCACCTTCTTTACTGACAGAAGGGTATATTCATGCTTGTACAGCAGAGCAGGTGAAGGATGTTTATCAGCATTTTTATGCAGATTTAGATGGCGTAAAAGTAGCCGTCGTTGACCCGCGCCTGCTCACTGGGAAGTTGCTCTTGGAAGCACCGAGTGAGCCGCTTGGTACCCATGCTTTGTTTCCTCATATTTATGGCGAGCTCAATGTAGATGCGATTGTCGACGTTGTTGATTACAACCTGTTTGCGCATCAAGAGGTGGCGTCTTCTATTTTAGATGTGCTTGGGCATTATCGATTTCTTCGCCTTCCTGTTGAGGGGACTTTATATAAGAGCACTTGGCGCGCAGATATGGCGCTTGATGACAACAAGCCAGTTGGCACGGCCATGATAGGCATGTACTGCCATGCGCTAAAGAGTGTGTCTTGCTTTCATCGTTTAAAATACGATGAAGTGTGGCATTTTTATCAAGGTGATGCGTTTAATCTATATTTACTTTATCCCGATGGTCGAGCAGAAACTGTGGTGATGGGCCCTGATTTTAAACAAGGGCAGCAACTACAATATCGAATTCCTGCGGGTGTATGGCAGGCTGGGGAGCTGAGTGGATCAGGGCAATATGCGATATTTGGTTGTACAATGGCACCTGGATTTACTGGAGATTGTTTCGAGGCAGCCGATCATCAGGCGCTAAAATGTGACTATCCGGAGGTCGCAGACATATGCGATAGACTGGCAGTCAATAACCATGAAACAAAAATGCCTACAGGATTTGCGAATTGA
- a CDS encoding tetratricopeptide repeat protein: protein MICKSVLFTIGLLLAFMPEAKPSVEQQMERLQEAQDYLTVKPSHSLYLLETTPGIDTLPVGLKIRWHVLRVRASVPTNQLQLLEQSLEVLFTYNTHPYFINKLTSILSALGIWLRREGYLSEADISLQCALKYAENESQRLTLTNSRALVARHMGAHHSAIALYQQAALLAQKQGNTSMAATINNNLGAIALDLANYDEADRYFRAALQGYQSVDKRSGHITAGTNLLFLFVLKGESINYARLYSPIKALTDSFPNQAKKAFLHWIHQTYLTQQGYDLSADERNVLQVQFKQLESEQVRTLVATHLAPQVKVTVPAVREKQSQPFQMTWFEKVRLCDW, encoded by the coding sequence TTGATATGTAAAAGTGTATTGTTCACGATTGGACTGTTACTTGCTTTTATGCCCGAGGCAAAACCCTCTGTTGAGCAGCAGATGGAGCGATTACAAGAGGCTCAGGATTATTTAACGGTGAAGCCATCTCACTCTCTGTATCTTCTTGAAACAACACCTGGCATTGATACTCTGCCTGTTGGTCTTAAGATCCGCTGGCACGTTTTAAGGGTACGGGCATCGGTGCCCACCAATCAACTCCAGTTGCTCGAACAATCACTAGAGGTGCTTTTTACTTATAATACTCACCCATACTTTATTAATAAGTTGACGAGCATTTTGAGCGCACTTGGTATTTGGTTGCGTCGAGAGGGATATTTAAGTGAAGCGGATATAAGTTTGCAATGCGCATTAAAGTACGCAGAGAATGAATCACAACGTTTGACATTAACGAACAGCCGCGCTTTGGTTGCAAGGCATATGGGAGCGCATCACAGCGCGATAGCGCTTTATCAGCAGGCTGCTTTATTGGCTCAAAAACAGGGCAATACATCAATGGCTGCAACCATCAATAATAATTTGGGAGCGATAGCATTAGATTTGGCGAATTATGATGAGGCTGATCGTTACTTTAGAGCGGCATTGCAGGGGTATCAAAGTGTGGATAAACGCTCTGGCCATATTACTGCTGGCACAAATTTACTTTTTTTATTTGTGTTGAAAGGAGAAAGTATCAACTATGCGCGTTTGTATTCACCGATTAAAGCCCTGACCGATTCATTTCCTAACCAGGCAAAAAAAGCATTTTTGCACTGGATCCATCAAACTTATTTAACTCAGCAAGGCTATGATCTCTCTGCCGACGAGCGCAATGTTTTACAGGTACAGTTTAAGCAACTGGAGAGCGAGCAAGTCAGAACATTAGTTGCGACTCATTTAGCGCCTCAGGTAAAGGTCACCGTGCCCGCTGTAAGAGAGAAACAAAGCCAACCGTTTCAGATGACATGGTTTGAAAAAGTTCGTTTATGTGATTGGTGA
- a CDS encoding GrpB family protein encodes MKKIEIVDYQPRWADEFSAIQLVLQQVLNGLVVSIDHIGSTAVPDLVAKDVIDIQVSVKDLDNPCLIQVLSEAGYVFRPDITHDNLTGYNDGDACLKKLYFREPKGQRPIHIHIREIGRVNQVYALKFRDFLRDNKPIAQAYGKIKSTLARRFPNDETAYYELKDPYMDSIFYAASLLESKDRTQ; translated from the coding sequence ATGAAAAAAATAGAAATTGTAGATTACCAGCCCAGATGGGCTGATGAGTTTTCTGCTATTCAGTTAGTTTTGCAGCAGGTGCTTAACGGATTGGTCGTGAGCATTGATCATATTGGTTCGACCGCCGTGCCAGACCTAGTTGCGAAAGATGTAATAGACATTCAAGTAAGTGTAAAGGACCTTGACAATCCTTGCCTGATACAAGTTTTGAGTGAGGCTGGATATGTTTTTAGGCCTGATATTACCCATGATAATCTGACTGGATACAATGATGGGGATGCATGTTTAAAAAAACTGTATTTTCGGGAACCCAAAGGGCAGCGACCAATCCATATCCACATTCGAGAAATCGGCCGAGTAAACCAAGTTTACGCGTTAAAATTTCGTGATTTTTTACGTGATAATAAACCTATCGCACAAGCGTATGGAAAAATAAAAAGCACTCTGGCTCGGCGATTTCCAAATGATGAAACTGCCTACTATGAGCTTAAAGATCCATATATGGATTCAATTTTTTATGCCGCTAGTTTGCTTGAGAGTAAAGATCGTACACAATAA
- a CDS encoding pyridoxamine 5'-phosphate oxidase family protein, with protein MDIQTNWLEIKTLFKCSFKSSFHYAIASVSEDGNPHITPIGSLILTEPGKGYYFEKFTTNLPKSAKDQGRVCILAVNGSIWYWLRSLLKGEFVSRPAVRLYGTLGVLREASESEKAKFQKRVGKTRFTRGYKLLWKNMSKVREIEFDKVEQVKIGSMTKRFV; from the coding sequence ATGGATATACAAACCAATTGGCTTGAAATTAAAACCCTATTTAAGTGCTCTTTTAAATCGTCTTTTCATTATGCAATTGCCAGTGTTTCTGAGGATGGTAACCCGCATATTACGCCTATAGGCTCGTTAATTTTGACAGAGCCGGGAAAAGGATATTACTTTGAAAAGTTTACAACGAACCTGCCGAAGTCTGCTAAAGATCAGGGGCGAGTTTGCATTTTAGCGGTTAATGGAAGCATCTGGTATTGGCTAAGGTCTTTGTTAAAAGGCGAGTTTGTTAGCCGACCGGCAGTGCGCTTATATGGCACCTTAGGTGTGCTAAGAGAGGCCTCTGAAAGTGAAAAGGCGAAATTTCAAAAGCGAGTGGGTAAAACTCGGTTTACGCGAGGATACAAATTGCTTTGGAAAAATATGTCGAAAGTGCGTGAAATTGAATTTGATAAAGTTGAGCAGGTTAAAATCGGCTCAATGACAAAACGCTTTGTGTAA
- a CDS encoding DUF998 domain-containing protein, with translation MEGSVVLLTGFIATIWITLGVYIAGKYYPNYNHKTQFCSELGAAGSPTEKLSPLINNYPLGILFCAFGWSIIEYTNGDLTLVLVGWLIIVHGIGTWVAGFFPMDKDPYTRTPTRNCQIHSHAGFIMLLSLLIAPLLVLFSDLALSFRVFSGASVAVACFYLYRMAKAFKQQTNLGLYQRLSYWAKLIWLATLSLILWSAS, from the coding sequence ATGGAAGGTAGTGTCGTGCTACTGACTGGCTTTATTGCCACAATTTGGATCACATTAGGCGTTTATATCGCAGGTAAATACTACCCGAACTATAACCATAAAACGCAATTTTGCAGCGAGCTGGGTGCCGCAGGCAGTCCAACAGAAAAGCTCTCTCCGCTCATTAACAACTACCCTTTAGGCATATTATTTTGTGCATTTGGCTGGAGTATCATTGAATATACAAATGGGGATTTGACTCTAGTTTTGGTAGGCTGGTTAATCATAGTTCATGGCATTGGCACCTGGGTAGCGGGTTTTTTTCCTATGGATAAAGACCCCTATACCAGAACACCGACGCGCAACTGCCAAATTCACTCTCACGCAGGCTTTATCATGCTCTTATCACTCTTAATCGCCCCGTTGCTGGTGCTATTTAGTGACTTAGCTCTTTCATTTCGAGTGTTTTCGGGTGCATCTGTCGCCGTAGCGTGTTTTTATCTATATCGAATGGCCAAAGCATTCAAGCAACAAACTAACTTAGGGCTCTATCAGCGTCTATCATACTGGGCCAAGCTCATCTGGTTAGCCACGCTGTCCCTCATACTCTGGAGCGCAAGCTAA
- a CDS encoding tetratricopeptide repeat protein has protein sequence MHNTLVSLILLFTILPQLTLQAHASSDYYKVTYHYNIGDVFTTNERGIWRTAKILDIDTNEQSSTIHVLLYNTTKQKPKLEEVNTLSISTYHSTIAHAKLEKKWLFIGNDTPLKAELKGYINYLKSHDFNKYAEATNQKVDDLIFRANTLYTKGYALNQAAQYQQAIEAYKQAIHIYPMYFEAIDNIGFAYMDMGDFQTAITYFDRSLAINPQGMTALYYKGMCYINLEDFARAIEVFKQGMHAFPEQKQVFEEIYIKLQKNNF, from the coding sequence ATGCATAACACCCTAGTGTCATTGATTTTGCTGTTTACAATTCTCCCGCAGCTTACCTTACAAGCACATGCCAGTAGCGATTACTATAAAGTAACATACCACTACAACATTGGTGATGTATTCACAACGAATGAACGTGGTATATGGCGCACTGCTAAAATTTTAGATATAGACACTAATGAACAGTCTTCAACTATCCATGTATTGCTTTATAACACCACAAAGCAAAAGCCAAAGCTTGAAGAAGTGAATACATTATCAATTTCGACATATCACTCCACTATTGCACATGCAAAGCTCGAAAAAAAGTGGCTGTTTATTGGCAATGACACGCCCCTTAAGGCAGAGTTGAAAGGCTATATTAACTACCTAAAAAGTCATGATTTTAATAAGTATGCTGAGGCGACTAATCAAAAAGTTGATGACCTTATTTTTAGAGCTAATACGCTTTACACAAAAGGCTATGCTTTAAATCAAGCAGCTCAATATCAGCAAGCAATTGAAGCCTATAAACAAGCAATTCATATTTATCCTATGTATTTTGAAGCGATTGATAATATTGGCTTCGCTTATATGGATATGGGTGACTTTCAAACTGCCATCACCTACTTTGATCGATCCTTAGCAATAAATCCACAAGGTATGACAGCGCTGTATTACAAAGGTATGTGTTACATTAATCTTGAAGACTTTGCACGCGCAATTGAGGTCTTTAAACAGGGTATGCACGCTTTTCCTGAGCAAAAACAAGTCTTTGAAGAGATCTACATAAAACTACAAAAGAATAACTTTTAG
- a CDS encoding helix-turn-helix transcriptional regulator — protein sequence MNKTVRPHDEQSLSDLKVMRLAANKTQKQMAKVLGTSEATIINYENGVSDIKYKDYLKWSLACKFDLSAIEEQLQTLRDLVIENNLHRYRKVNKLKHEK from the coding sequence TTGAACAAAACTGTTAGGCCGCACGATGAGCAAAGCTTAAGTGACTTAAAGGTAATGAGGCTCGCAGCAAACAAAACTCAGAAGCAAATGGCCAAAGTGCTCGGGACGAGCGAAGCAACAATTATTAACTATGAAAATGGTGTAAGTGACATTAAGTACAAGGACTATCTAAAGTGGTCACTGGCATGCAAATTCGACTTAAGCGCCATTGAAGAACAACTGCAAACTTTGCGTGATCTTGTTATCGAAAATAATTTGCACCGGTACCGTAAAGTCAACAAGCTAAAGCACGAAAAGTAG
- a CDS encoding ABC transporter ATP-binding protein yields MRVESKSTEKSNNSWSVLLSICALQKGRMILALGLIAIVSCAQLLPIYLLFVAIVELLDPVSTSANTLLWVAAGLIAVTVFKTVFVVGAYYFSHQAAYKALTDVRMTLSTNLASASLKWLNKQNTAVLKQQILHDIEKLEHFIAHNSVELFNACLSPILIFCALYLIDWRLALSAIAVVPLAFLVSGFFMHKTAEHYVQFSDVEADLHTTLNDYVKYAPLMKLNNLDSQRFVTLKRKLNTYQSTVNSVIHQTVPGWALYSALLGSVFLFLLPTAIWLHSLQLVSIEHLVLAMLLAIGMMGPVLKVSRFFMEANELLSSISRIAPLYYTDPVHCDTTPVHANTKYPMLQFYCVDFCYEQTPVLRNVHFKLLPNAINVIVGGTGSGKSTLAMLASGLLAPSAGRVQLHGKDVYALSDSVRAQAMSVVTQENYLFEGTVRDNISFGRSGVSTETLEHAIVAAQLKPWLVRQPDGLDTRVEARGINLSGGEKIRIAIARAILNAPPLVILDEASAAMDNLTHAKFYQGLKGHYPNTTFLVITHNYFGLENSDQIFTLIDGTIAAQGTHEAMLVRCEHYRKGWQLQGCEHTQRAHVIPTPLPSCES; encoded by the coding sequence ATGCGTGTTGAGTCTAAAAGTACCGAAAAAAGTAATAACTCTTGGTCGGTTTTATTGTCAATTTGTGCACTACAAAAAGGCAGAATGATACTGGCACTTGGCTTAATCGCGATAGTAAGTTGTGCGCAGTTACTGCCTATATATTTATTGTTTGTCGCCATTGTTGAATTACTTGACCCTGTCAGCACGTCTGCCAATACATTGCTTTGGGTCGCAGCAGGGCTAATAGCGGTTACAGTATTTAAGACCGTCTTTGTTGTTGGTGCATACTATTTTAGTCACCAAGCTGCGTATAAAGCGCTTACAGATGTAAGGATGACGCTGTCAACAAATTTAGCAAGTGCATCACTAAAGTGGTTAAACAAGCAAAATACGGCGGTTTTAAAACAGCAAATTCTGCATGATATTGAAAAGCTTGAGCACTTTATCGCACACAATAGTGTGGAATTATTTAACGCATGTTTGTCGCCGATACTTATATTTTGTGCACTGTATCTGATTGATTGGCGCCTTGCTTTGAGTGCGATAGCTGTTGTGCCATTAGCCTTTTTAGTGAGTGGGTTTTTTATGCACAAAACAGCGGAACATTACGTGCAATTTAGTGATGTGGAAGCTGACTTACATACCACGCTCAATGACTATGTAAAATATGCACCACTAATGAAGTTAAATAACTTAGATAGCCAACGATTTGTTACGCTAAAGCGTAAATTGAATACTTATCAAAGTACTGTGAACTCGGTCATACATCAAACTGTGCCAGGTTGGGCATTATATAGTGCATTATTGGGCTCAGTCTTTTTGTTCTTGCTACCAACAGCAATTTGGTTGCACAGCCTGCAACTTGTCTCAATAGAGCATCTTGTATTAGCAATGCTACTGGCTATCGGGATGATGGGCCCGGTCCTCAAGGTTAGCCGGTTTTTTATGGAAGCCAATGAGCTGTTGAGCAGTATCTCGCGCATTGCCCCCCTGTATTATACTGATCCTGTTCACTGCGACACCACACCTGTGCACGCCAATACAAAGTATCCAATGCTGCAATTTTATTGTGTAGATTTTTGTTACGAGCAAACCCCTGTGCTGAGAAACGTGCATTTTAAGTTATTACCCAATGCCATTAACGTAATTGTTGGCGGCACAGGCAGTGGCAAGTCAACACTTGCAATGCTTGCAAGTGGGCTGCTTGCGCCCAGTGCTGGGCGAGTTCAATTACATGGAAAAGATGTCTATGCGCTATCAGATAGCGTGCGAGCTCAGGCGATGAGTGTCGTAACACAGGAAAATTACTTATTTGAAGGCACCGTCAGAGATAACATTTCGTTTGGACGCAGTGGAGTGAGCACTGAGACTCTGGAGCATGCCATTGTCGCAGCGCAGCTAAAACCTTGGCTGGTGCGGCAACCGGATGGGTTAGATACTCGGGTAGAAGCACGTGGAATAAATCTATCCGGTGGGGAAAAAATACGTATAGCCATCGCCAGAGCAATATTGAATGCGCCACCATTGGTGATTTTAGATGAAGCCAGCGCGGCCATGGATAACCTCACTCATGCTAAGTTTTATCAAGGCTTAAAAGGCCACTATCCAAATACGACGTTTTTAGTGATCACGCATAATTACTTTGGTCTTGAAAACAGTGATCAAATTTTCACTTTAATTGATGGCACGATTGCAGCGCAGGGAACACATGAAGCAATGTTAGTTCGGTGTGAACATTATAGAAAAGGCTGGCAATTACAGGGTTGTGAACACACACAACGAGCACATGTTATTCCAACGCCGTTACCGAGTTGTGAGAGTTAA